In Notamacropus eugenii isolate mMacEug1 chromosome 1, mMacEug1.pri_v2, whole genome shotgun sequence, one genomic interval encodes:
- the C1H20orf204 gene encoding uncharacterized protein C20orf204 homolog, with product MVLAKPAFCVLLLAILGSALGRSGRRRGCNVPDVLRHYRAVIFEELQAVKSLTGPGALRRRGRGRAGGASCRAEKEHRILMSISSMGRALRKAVTRTGAGPARRRGALEKAVWTVAMHTEAVTREYCGTLHQRSQKRLSQEWQERKPGPAMEPELNLEPALAPGRSRGRGQRRRLLGAVEHLAACWEKLFSLRSLASASGSY from the exons ATG GTGCTTGCCAAGCCCGCTTTCTGTGTGCTGCTCCTGGCTATCCTGGGCTCGGCTCTAGGGCGCTCGGGCAGGCGCAGGGGCTGCAACGTGCCCGACGTGCTTCGGCATTACCGTGCGGTCATCTTCGAAGAGTTGCAGGCGGTG AAAAGCTTGACGGGCCCCGGGGCTCTCAGGCGCCGCGGACGAGGGCGAGCGGGAGGCGCCTCCTGCCGGGCAGAAAAG gAGCACCGCATCTTGATGTCTATCTCATCCATGGGACGGGCTCTGCGCAAGGCAGTGACAAGGACCGGGGCCGGACCCGCACGCCGCCGCGGAGCCCTGGAGAAGGCTGTGTGGACAGTGGCCATGCACACTGAAGCAGTGACTCGAGAGTACTGCGGAACTCTGCATCAG CGAAGCCAGAAGAGGTTGAGCCAGGAGTGGCAGGAGCGGAAGCCGGGTCCGGCGATGGAGCCAGAGCTGAACCTGGAACCGGCCCTTGCCCCGGGTCGGAGTCGGGGTCGGGGCCAGAGACGGCGTCTGTTGGGAGCCGTGGAACACTTGGCTGCCTGTTGGGAGAAATTGTTTTCTCTGCGCTCCCTGGCTTCGGCCTCCGGGAGCTACTAG